In the genome of Rhizobium rhizogenes, one region contains:
- a CDS encoding glycoside hydrolase/phage tail family protein encodes MATIVFQAAGAALGGIFGPVGAIIGQAAGALAGNTVDRALLPSGRTVSGARLSTARIPGADEGAAINRLYGTARIGGTLIWATRFEESVEVERRGGKGNRGPKVETFRYFANLAIGLCEGEAAMVRRIWADGREVDLTGIEMRFYPGSETQLPDPLIEAKQGSGNAPAFRGLAYVVFERLPLDDYGNRIPLMQFEVVRPVGRLEKSIRAITVIPGATEHGYATAPVSERTGMGQSRVMNRNGLTAATDWQASIDELQALCPNLQSVALVVSWFGTDMRAGECRILPGVEVAARDGETAPWSVAGLSRGEAHPVSHHDGGPAYGGTPDDESVLQAIADLKSRGLKVCLYPFVMMDVPAGNGLPNPYGKGEQDAYGWRGRITCFPAPERPGSPDRSAAARREVERFCHRDEGYRRMVLHYAALVAKAGGVDAFLIGSELRGLTRLRDENDAFPFVEELVRLAGDVRAIMGPAVKLTYAADWSEYFGHQPADGSGDVFFHLDPLWASRDIDAIGIDNYMPLSDWRDEDVANGNPDGMTGADDASAFRLAITAGEGFDWYYDSDADRVARRRTPITDGLRGKPWVFRYKDIGNWWGNRHYDRVRGVEKSTPTAWVPGSKPIWFTELGCPAVDKSAARPNVFPDPKSAENAFPYFSRRNRADSQQRRFLEAHLDHWDQGDTAMVDKNRVYLWTWDARPFPAFPQNGAVWSDGANWRTGHWLNGRLGTATLADTIAAILTDHGFPAFDVSAVSGDMTGYVQGDVTSARALLEPLMAAFQLDVAEDGGTLRFRSRNTAVLPVRDISVLADLDGEPLWAENRGHDSDFAAEVMLTSFNPVLDYEQAGARSRRIDNAGSRLMRLDLNAALPAETAQAAVEAVLRDNRQARRTVRFALPPADITLEPGDCIRLSEDAFPQAPAGGFLVSRIEDGAVRQVEARAFSAAVSASTGVVDERRVGSASGAEGFAPEVLFLDLPHHDGIAPEQSARIAAFARPWRPILVSASSGTEGYRQRAALDQPAMIGALAMPLLPGPSGRFDRKNAVLIDLPFGGLASANELSVLNGENRIAIKAANGVWEIVAFAKAEEIAPSRWRLSSLLRGLAGTEDALAAGAPAGSPAVMLDAAVQPLGLAAGERGRRLNWIVEAAGKAGASAGPFAFEGGLRAQTPLSPVHLSAERKTDGVLIQWKRRGRMEADGWDASDIPLDEPFERYRVEVLEGEAVKRVSEVSEPLWFYPVAAELTDFPVLRDHISVRVRQLGRAVPLGVVAQAFLPL; translated from the coding sequence ATGGCGACCATAGTTTTTCAGGCGGCGGGTGCGGCGCTCGGCGGCATTTTCGGCCCCGTGGGTGCCATCATTGGCCAGGCGGCCGGTGCGCTGGCGGGCAATACCGTCGACCGTGCCCTGCTTCCCAGCGGCCGCACCGTATCGGGCGCACGGCTTTCGACGGCGCGCATTCCGGGGGCGGATGAGGGGGCGGCCATCAACCGGCTTTACGGCACGGCAAGGATCGGCGGTACGCTGATCTGGGCGACGCGGTTTGAGGAAAGCGTCGAGGTGGAGCGGCGGGGCGGCAAGGGCAATCGCGGCCCGAAGGTGGAGACTTTTCGTTACTTCGCCAATCTCGCCATTGGCCTCTGCGAAGGCGAGGCGGCCATGGTGCGGCGCATCTGGGCGGACGGCCGCGAAGTTGATCTCACCGGCATCGAGATGCGGTTTTATCCCGGCAGCGAAACGCAACTGCCGGATCCGCTGATCGAGGCGAAACAGGGCAGCGGCAATGCACCTGCCTTTCGCGGGCTGGCCTATGTGGTCTTCGAGCGCCTGCCGCTCGACGACTATGGCAATCGTATTCCGCTGATGCAGTTCGAAGTCGTGCGGCCGGTCGGCCGGCTGGAAAAATCGATCCGCGCCATCACCGTCATTCCGGGGGCAACGGAGCATGGTTACGCCACGGCCCCCGTTTCGGAACGCACCGGCATGGGACAAAGCCGGGTGATGAACCGCAACGGCCTGACTGCAGCGACCGACTGGCAGGCGTCCATCGACGAATTGCAGGCGCTGTGCCCCAACCTGCAAAGCGTGGCGCTGGTGGTGAGCTGGTTCGGCACGGATATGCGGGCGGGCGAGTGCCGCATTCTGCCCGGCGTTGAAGTGGCGGCCCGCGATGGCGAAACGGCGCCATGGTCGGTTGCCGGCCTTTCGCGTGGTGAGGCGCATCCGGTTAGTCATCATGACGGCGGCCCGGCCTATGGCGGCACGCCTGATGATGAAAGCGTGCTGCAGGCGATAGCCGACCTCAAGTCTCGTGGATTGAAGGTCTGTCTTTATCCCTTCGTGATGATGGATGTGCCCGCCGGCAATGGTCTGCCGAATCCCTATGGCAAGGGTGAACAGGATGCTTATGGCTGGCGCGGGCGTATCACCTGTTTTCCCGCACCCGAAAGGCCCGGCTCTCCCGACCGTAGCGCTGCGGCGCGCCGGGAGGTCGAGCGGTTTTGCCACCGCGATGAGGGTTATCGCCGCATGGTGCTGCATTATGCGGCGCTTGTGGCGAAAGCGGGCGGGGTGGATGCTTTCCTGATCGGCTCGGAGCTGCGCGGGCTGACGCGCCTGCGCGATGAGAACGATGCCTTCCCCTTTGTGGAGGAATTGGTGCGGCTGGCGGGTGATGTGCGCGCCATCATGGGACCGGCGGTGAAGCTGACCTATGCGGCGGACTGGAGCGAATATTTCGGCCATCAGCCGGCGGATGGTTCGGGCGATGTCTTTTTCCATCTCGATCCGCTCTGGGCGAGCCGCGACATCGACGCCATCGGTATCGACAATTACATGCCGCTGTCCGACTGGCGCGACGAGGACGTTGCAAACGGCAATCCGGATGGCATGACCGGCGCTGATGATGCCAGCGCCTTCCGCCTCGCCATCACGGCGGGTGAGGGTTTCGACTGGTATTATGACAGCGATGCCGATCGCGTCGCGCGGCGACGCACGCCCATTACCGACGGGCTGAGGGGCAAGCCGTGGGTCTTTCGCTACAAGGACATCGGGAACTGGTGGGGAAACCGCCATTACGACCGGGTGCGGGGTGTGGAGAAATCGACACCCACCGCATGGGTGCCGGGCTCGAAACCGATCTGGTTCACCGAACTCGGCTGCCCGGCGGTGGACAAGAGCGCCGCGCGCCCGAATGTCTTTCCTGATCCGAAATCGGCGGAAAACGCCTTTCCCTATTTCTCCCGCCGGAACCGGGCAGACAGCCAGCAGCGGCGGTTTCTGGAAGCGCATCTCGACCATTGGGATCAGGGCGATACGGCGATGGTGGATAAAAACCGGGTCTATCTCTGGACCTGGGATGCACGGCCCTTTCCAGCCTTTCCGCAGAATGGCGCGGTGTGGAGCGACGGCGCCAACTGGCGCACCGGCCATTGGCTGAACGGCCGGCTGGGCACGGCGACACTTGCCGATACCATCGCCGCGATCCTGACCGATCACGGCTTTCCCGCTTTCGACGTCTCCGCCGTCAGCGGCGACATGACCGGTTATGTGCAGGGTGATGTGACCTCGGCCCGCGCCCTGCTGGAGCCGCTGATGGCGGCGTTTCAGCTGGATGTGGCGGAGGACGGCGGCACCCTGCGTTTCCGCTCCCGCAACACGGCGGTTTTGCCGGTCCGGGATATTTCCGTGCTTGCCGATCTCGATGGCGAGCCGCTCTGGGCGGAAAATCGCGGCCATGACAGCGATTTCGCGGCTGAAGTCATGCTGACCTCGTTCAACCCGGTGCTCGACTATGAACAGGCTGGCGCGCGTTCCCGCCGCATCGACAATGCCGGCAGCCGGTTGATGCGGCTCGACCTCAACGCCGCCTTGCCGGCGGAAACGGCGCAAGCCGCCGTCGAAGCGGTGCTGCGAGACAACCGTCAGGCGCGGCGCACTGTGCGTTTTGCCCTGCCGCCCGCCGATATAACCCTCGAACCCGGTGATTGCATCCGCCTGTCGGAGGACGCATTTCCGCAGGCTCCGGCAGGCGGGTTTCTGGTCAGCCGGATCGAGGATGGCGCGGTGCGGCAGGTGGAGGCACGCGCCTTTTCCGCTGCCGTTTCGGCTTCTACCGGCGTGGTGGATGAGCGGCGCGTTGGCAGTGCAAGCGGTGCTGAAGGCTTTGCGCCGGAAGTGCTGTTTCTCGACCTGCCGCATCATGACGGCATTGCCCCGGAGCAATCGGCGCGCATCGCCGCTTTCGCAAGGCCATGGCGGCCGATCCTCGTTTCCGCATCCTCCGGCACGGAAGGTTACCGGCAACGCGCCGCGCTCGATCAACCGGCCATGATCGGCGCGCTGGCGATGCCGCTTTTACCCGGCCCTTCGGGCCGTTTCGACCGGAAGAATGCCGTCCTGATCGACCTGCCTTTCGGCGGGCTCGCCTCGGCAAACGAGTTGTCGGTGCTGAACGGCGAGAACCGCATCGCCATCAAGGCCGCAAACGGTGTCTGGGAGATCGTCGCCTTCGCAAAGGCCGAAGAAATTGCGCCCTCGCGCTGGCGGCTCTCCAGCCTCCTGCGCGGACTTGCGGGCACGGAAGATGCGTTGGCCGCCGGCGCGCCGGCGGGCTCACCAGCGGTGATGCTGGATGCGGCGGTGCAGCCGCTCGGCCTTGCCGCTGGCGAGCGGGGACGGCGGCTGAACTGGATCGTCGAGGCCGCGGGAAAGGCGGGCGCTTCGGCCGGGCCTTTCGCCTTCGAGGGTGGATTGCGGGCGCAGACGCCGCTTTCCCCGGTGCATCTTTCCGCCGAGCGGAAAACGGATGGTGTGCTGATCCAATGGAAACGCCGGGGCCGGATGGAGGCCGATGGCTGGGATGCGAGCGACATCCCGCTGGATGAGCCTTTCGAGCGATACCGTGTCGAGGTACTGGAAGGCGAGGCCGTCAAACGCGTGTCGGAGGTTTCCGAACCCCTCTGGTTTTACCCTGTCGCAGCCGAACTCACAGATTTCCCGGTCCTGCGGGATCACATTTCCGTGCGTGTCCGCCAGCTCGGCCGCGCGGTGCCTCTGGGAGTGGTGGCGCAAGCCTTTCTCCCGCTCTGA
- a CDS encoding HAMP domain-containing sensor histidine kinase, whose amino-acid sequence MRSNSLTARVLLLASAWSALALVVIAVVISTLYRQGVERSFTDLLRAQLYNVINSVTISNENTLAGSPQLGDLRFSQPDTGWYWVVEPLGNFQTAPLVSSSLGVSSLPVPGILDVPFDNRYERFYAVTDEAGNKVRVAETEVVLDGEGRAARFRVSGNLNVVEDDVRDFSNSLYLALAVFGVGSLVVNGLAILYSLRPLDQARVALGKIRGGEAESLEGEFPREIQPLANEVNALIDSNRRLVERARMQVGNLAHSLKTPIAVLLNEARTLEPQHGDLVRAQADAMQAQVQSYLSRARIAAQRGSILARVEAEPALERLVRVMRRLNPEKQFVLNFEQPGAVLGMEQQDLEEVVGNLLENAARFAQARVVVTLATGTHPSSDAEIGRRSWVELTVEDDGPGLEPEQISEAMKRGRRLDESRPGTGLGLSIVSEVVSEYHGRFSLSRSAIGGLKADLILPGLSKELA is encoded by the coding sequence ATGCGAAGTAATTCTCTCACCGCCCGCGTTCTGCTGCTCGCGTCTGCCTGGTCGGCGCTGGCGCTGGTGGTGATCGCCGTCGTGATTTCGACGCTTTACCGGCAGGGCGTGGAGCGCAGCTTCACCGACCTTCTGCGGGCGCAGCTCTACAACGTCATCAATTCCGTGACGATTTCCAATGAAAATACGCTGGCCGGCAGCCCGCAGCTCGGCGATCTCCGGTTTTCGCAGCCCGATACCGGCTGGTACTGGGTGGTGGAGCCGCTCGGCAATTTCCAGACTGCGCCGCTGGTGTCTTCCTCGCTCGGCGTTTCTTCCCTGCCGGTGCCCGGCATTCTCGATGTACCCTTCGACAACCGTTATGAACGCTTTTACGCCGTCACCGACGAGGCCGGCAACAAGGTGCGGGTGGCGGAAACGGAAGTCGTGCTTGACGGTGAGGGGCGTGCGGCGCGTTTCCGTGTTTCCGGCAATCTGAATGTTGTCGAAGACGATGTCCGTGATTTTTCCAACAGCCTCTATCTAGCGCTGGCCGTCTTTGGTGTGGGCAGTCTGGTCGTCAACGGCCTTGCCATTCTCTACAGTCTGCGGCCGCTTGATCAGGCCCGCGTCGCGCTCGGCAAGATAAGAGGCGGGGAGGCGGAAAGCCTCGAAGGTGAATTCCCGCGTGAAATCCAGCCGCTGGCCAATGAGGTCAATGCGCTGATCGACAGCAACCGCCGACTGGTGGAGCGTGCCCGTATGCAGGTCGGCAATCTCGCGCATTCGCTGAAAACACCGATTGCCGTACTTCTGAACGAGGCCCGCACGCTGGAGCCGCAGCATGGCGATCTGGTGCGCGCGCAGGCCGACGCCATGCAGGCGCAGGTGCAATCCTATCTCTCCCGCGCCCGCATCGCCGCCCAGCGCGGCTCGATCCTTGCCCGCGTGGAAGCCGAACCGGCGCTGGAACGGCTGGTGCGTGTGATGCGCCGCCTGAACCCCGAAAAGCAGTTCGTGCTGAATTTCGAGCAACCGGGCGCGGTGCTCGGCATGGAGCAGCAGGATCTGGAGGAAGTCGTCGGCAACCTCCTGGAAAATGCCGCGCGTTTTGCACAGGCCAGAGTGGTCGTCACGCTTGCCACCGGCACGCATCCTTCTTCCGATGCCGAAATCGGCCGCCGGTCATGGGTGGAGCTGACGGTGGAGGATGACGGGCCAGGGCTGGAGCCGGAACAGATCAGCGAGGCGATGAAGCGCGGCCGGCGGCTGGACGAGAGCCGCCCGGGCACGGGACTGGGATTGTCGATCGTTTCTGAAGTGGTGTCAGAGTACCATGGTCGCTTTTCGCTGTCGCGCAGCGCCATCGGCGGGCTGAAAGCCGATCTGATTTTGCCGGGCCTTTCGAAAGAGCTTGCGTGA
- the ccmI gene encoding c-type cytochrome biogenesis protein CcmI — MFWIVVAILTAAVAVVLMYPLMRKTEVSETRRDGEVAVYRDQLAELDRERAAGLIGETEAEYARAEIGRRLLAAAEAEEEQGRQDRPRRHNLAASLITVLLPALGLCLYVWNGSPEVPDMPLEARLEKPGNDMNLLVARAERHLAQNPDDGAGWDILAPIYFKTLRLGDAELAYRNALRILGPSAERLTGLGETLVAGNDGIVIEAARDAFAEAEKLKPGNPRARFYLALSLEQAGKADEARAAFAALEADAPAGAPWLPLVREHITRTGGETAPAAPGPTAQDMAAANDMTATDRQAMIEGMVASLDAKLKENPADFEGWMRLVRAYAVLKNEARAGEALRAGLQAFPPEGEQGRQLLALAKELGVSAGPIRTNGQQDAAPQGVTQ; from the coding sequence ATGTTCTGGATTGTCGTTGCGATATTGACGGCGGCTGTCGCCGTCGTCCTGATGTACCCGCTGATGCGGAAGACCGAGGTGTCCGAGACGCGCCGCGACGGTGAGGTTGCCGTCTATCGCGACCAGCTGGCGGAACTGGACCGTGAACGTGCGGCGGGTCTGATCGGCGAAACCGAGGCCGAATATGCCCGCGCCGAAATCGGCCGCCGCCTGCTTGCCGCCGCCGAGGCGGAAGAAGAGCAGGGCAGGCAGGACCGGCCACGCCGGCACAATCTCGCCGCAAGCCTCATCACCGTTCTTTTGCCCGCACTCGGGCTCTGTCTTTACGTCTGGAACGGCAGTCCGGAAGTGCCGGACATGCCGCTCGAGGCGCGTCTTGAAAAGCCCGGCAATGACATGAACCTGCTGGTCGCCCGCGCCGAAAGGCATCTGGCGCAGAACCCGGATGACGGCGCCGGCTGGGATATTCTGGCCCCGATCTATTTCAAGACGCTGCGGCTTGGCGATGCCGAGCTTGCCTATCGCAATGCGCTTCGTATTCTGGGGCCAAGCGCCGAACGGCTGACGGGCCTTGGCGAAACGCTGGTGGCTGGCAATGACGGCATCGTCATCGAGGCAGCACGTGATGCCTTTGCTGAGGCCGAAAAGCTGAAACCCGGCAATCCGCGCGCCCGCTTTTATCTGGCGCTGTCGCTGGAACAGGCGGGCAAGGCGGACGAGGCACGCGCGGCCTTTGCGGCGCTGGAGGCCGATGCACCGGCTGGCGCACCCTGGCTGCCGCTGGTCCGCGAACATATTACCCGCACCGGCGGCGAGACGGCTCCCGCCGCGCCCGGCCCGACCGCGCAGGATATGGCGGCTGCGAATGACATGACGGCCACCGACCGGCAGGCGATGATCGAGGGCATGGTGGCAAGCCTCGACGCCAAGCTGAAGGAAAACCCGGCCGATTTTGAAGGATGGATGCGGCTTGTGCGCGCCTATGCCGTACTGAAGAATGAAGCCAGGGCCGGTGAAGCCTTGAGGGCCGGCCTGCAGGCTTTCCCGCCGGAGGGTGAGCAGGGCCGGCAGCTGCTGGCGCTGGCGAAGGAACTGGGCGTTTCCGCCGGGCCGATCCGCACCAACGGGCAACAGGATGCCGCGCCGCAGGGAGTGACGCAATGA
- the ccmE gene encoding cytochrome c maturation protein CcmE, translated as MTRKQKRLAIIGGGMSFIVAAVLLVMFAFGQSIAYFYMPADLEKTPVNPGTRIRLGGLVAEGSIKRGEGRTVSFTVTDGEANVPVSYTGILPDLFREGQGVVTEGVFDAATHGFVADSVLAKHDENYMPKEVADRLKDKGLWQHGGEGEEPSAATPSAGAVSTDKTGATK; from the coding sequence ATGACCCGCAAACAGAAACGTCTGGCAATCATCGGCGGCGGCATGAGCTTCATCGTTGCGGCCGTATTGCTCGTCATGTTCGCCTTCGGCCAGTCCATCGCCTATTTCTACATGCCCGCCGATCTGGAAAAGACGCCCGTCAATCCCGGCACCCGCATCCGTCTCGGTGGTCTGGTGGCGGAAGGTTCGATCAAGCGCGGCGAGGGCCGCACGGTGAGCTTCACCGTGACGGATGGCGAGGCGAATGTGCCCGTCAGCTACACCGGCATCCTTCCCGATCTTTTCCGCGAAGGGCAGGGCGTGGTGACCGAGGGCGTGTTCGATGCCGCCACTCATGGTTTCGTGGCCGACAGCGTGCTGGCCAAGCATGACGAGAATTACATGCCGAAGGAAGTGGCCGACCGGCTGAAGGACAAGGGCCTGTGGCAGCACGGCGGAGAAGGCGAAGAGCCGTCCGCTGCAACGCCATCGGCCGGTGCCGTCTCCACTGACAAGACCGGAGCGACAAAATGA
- a CDS encoding heme lyase CcmF/NrfE family subunit gives MINEIGHYVLVLALGVGLIVSTLPVIGARRNDRALMDVASLGSVMMFLLVGFSFAALTRAYAVSDFSVRNVWENSHSLMPMIYKLTGVWGNHEGSMLLWLLILVFFSALVAAFGRNLPETLKANVLAVQAWISVAFLLFILLTSNPFLRLEPVPAEGQDLNPILQDFGLAIHPPLLYLGYVGFSVCFSFAVAALLEGRIDAAWARWVRPWTLAAWTFLTAGISMGSYWAYYELGWGGWWFWDPVENASFMPWLAGTALLHSALVMEKREALKIWTVLLAIMTFSLSLLGTFLVRSGVLTSVHAFATDPSRGIFILGILTVFIGGAFALFAWRAPSLKVGGLFAPISREGSLVLNNLILTVSTATVLIGTLYPLILETLTGEKISVGAPFFNLTFGLLMIPILIVTPFGPMLAWKRGDLLGAFQRLYVAAAIAALAGLTLWYVENGGPVLAALGIAAGFWLIFGAFADLWYRANFGKLAFGIAFRRLKGLPRSAFGTALAHMGVGITVLGIVIVTTYETETVLEMKQGMVAEAGGYSLTFDGIRHAVGPNFTEDRGHFTVRKAGVEVGDVWSSKRLYTARRMPTTEAGILTFGLSQLYVSLGDPMTDGGMVVRIWWKPFILCIWGGTLFMMVGGFISLSDRRLRVGAPNRKAKPVRAAMPEAAE, from the coding sequence ATGATCAACGAGATCGGCCATTATGTTCTGGTTCTGGCGCTCGGCGTGGGGCTGATCGTTTCCACGCTGCCTGTCATCGGCGCCCGCCGCAACGACCGGGCGCTGATGGATGTCGCCTCGCTCGGCTCCGTCATGATGTTCCTGCTGGTGGGTTTTTCCTTCGCGGCGCTGACGCGGGCCTATGCGGTCTCGGATTTTTCCGTGCGCAACGTCTGGGAAAATTCCCACTCGCTGATGCCGATGATCTACAAGCTGACCGGTGTTTGGGGCAACCATGAAGGCTCCATGCTCCTCTGGCTGCTCATTCTGGTGTTTTTCAGCGCGCTCGTCGCCGCCTTCGGCCGCAACCTGCCGGAAACGCTCAAGGCCAATGTTCTGGCCGTGCAGGCCTGGATTTCCGTCGCCTTCCTGCTGTTCATTCTGCTTACCTCCAATCCGTTTCTGAGACTGGAACCGGTGCCGGCCGAGGGTCAGGACCTGAACCCCATCCTTCAGGATTTCGGCCTCGCCATTCACCCGCCGCTGCTTTACCTCGGTTATGTCGGCTTTTCCGTCTGCTTTTCCTTCGCCGTTGCGGCGCTTTTGGAAGGCCGCATCGACGCCGCCTGGGCGCGTTGGGTAAGGCCGTGGACGCTCGCCGCCTGGACCTTCCTGACCGCCGGCATCTCCATGGGCTCCTACTGGGCCTATTATGAACTCGGCTGGGGCGGCTGGTGGTTCTGGGACCCGGTGGAGAACGCCTCCTTCATGCCGTGGCTGGCTGGAACAGCCCTTCTGCATTCGGCGCTCGTCATGGAAAAGCGCGAGGCACTGAAAATCTGGACCGTGCTACTGGCGATCATGACCTTTTCGCTGTCGCTGCTCGGCACCTTCCTCGTCCGCTCCGGCGTCTTGACCTCGGTGCATGCCTTCGCCACCGATCCGAGCCGCGGCATCTTCATCCTCGGCATTCTGACCGTCTTCATCGGTGGCGCTTTCGCGCTCTTTGCATGGCGCGCGCCATCGCTGAAGGTCGGCGGCCTGTTTGCACCGATCTCGCGCGAAGGATCGCTCGTCCTCAACAACCTGATCCTGACGGTCTCGACCGCCACGGTGCTGATCGGCACACTCTATCCGCTCATTTTGGAAACCTTGACGGGCGAAAAAATCTCGGTCGGTGCACCCTTCTTCAACCTCACCTTCGGCCTGCTGATGATCCCGATCCTGATCGTCACGCCCTTCGGGCCGATGCTGGCGTGGAAGCGCGGCGATCTTCTCGGCGCCTTCCAGCGGCTTTATGTGGCCGCCGCCATTGCAGCCCTTGCCGGGCTGACGCTCTGGTATGTGGAAAATGGCGGCCCGGTGCTGGCGGCACTCGGCATCGCCGCCGGTTTCTGGCTGATCTTCGGTGCGTTTGCCGACCTCTGGTATCGCGCCAATTTCGGCAAGCTGGCCTTCGGCATCGCATTCCGCCGTTTGAAGGGCCTGCCGCGCTCGGCCTTCGGCACGGCGCTGGCGCATATGGGCGTCGGCATCACCGTGCTCGGCATCGTCATCGTCACCACCTATGAGACCGAGACCGTCCTGGAAATGAAACAGGGCATGGTGGCGGAAGCGGGCGGTTACAGCCTTACCTTTGATGGTATCCGCCACGCCGTCGGCCCCAACTTTACCGAGGATCGCGGCCATTTCACCGTGCGCAAGGCGGGGGTCGAGGTGGGCGACGTCTGGTCCTCCAAACGGCTCTATACCGCGCGACGCATGCCGACGACGGAAGCCGGTATTCTGACCTTCGGCCTCAGCCAGCTTTATGTCTCGCTGGGTGATCCGATGACCGATGGCGGCATGGTGGTGCGCATCTGGTGGAAACCCTTCATCCTGTGCATCTGGGGCGGCACGCTGTTCATGATGGTGGGCGGCTTCATCTCGCTCTCCGACAGACGTTTGAGGGTGGGGGCACCAAATCGCAAGGCGAAGCCTGTACGGGCTGCGATGCCGGAGGCGGCGGAATGA
- a CDS encoding response regulator transcription factor: MRILVVEDDANLNRQLTDALKEAGYVVDQAFDGEEGHYLGDTEPYDAIVLDIGLPQLDGITVVEKWRAAGKAMPVLILTARDRWSDKVAGIDAGADDYVTKPFHVEEVLARVRALIRRAAGHASSELVCGPVRLDTKSSKATVNGTTLKLTSHEFRLLSYLMHHMGEVVSRTELVEHMYDQDFDRDSNTIEVFVGRLRKKLGVDLIETIRGLGYRMQAPADAK; the protein is encoded by the coding sequence ATGCGTATTCTCGTTGTTGAGGATGATGCCAATCTCAATCGTCAGCTGACCGACGCGCTGAAAGAGGCCGGTTATGTTGTCGATCAGGCATTTGACGGCGAGGAAGGGCATTATCTCGGCGATACCGAACCCTATGACGCCATCGTCCTCGATATCGGCCTGCCGCAGCTGGATGGCATCACCGTCGTTGAAAAATGGCGTGCGGCCGGCAAGGCCATGCCGGTCCTCATCCTCACCGCCCGCGACCGCTGGAGCGACAAGGTGGCCGGCATTGATGCCGGCGCCGATGATTACGTGACCAAGCCTTTCCATGTGGAAGAAGTGCTTGCCCGCGTGCGCGCGCTCATCCGCCGCGCCGCCGGCCACGCTTCCTCCGAACTGGTTTGCGGTCCGGTCCGGCTCGACACCAAATCCTCCAAGGCGACCGTCAACGGCACGACGCTGAAGCTCACCTCGCACGAGTTCCGCCTCTTGTCCTATCTCATGCATCACATGGGTGAGGTCGTCTCGCGCACGGAACTGGTCGAACATATGTACGATCAGGATTTCGACCGCGATTCCAACACGATCGAGGTGTTTGTCGGACGTTTGCGCAAGAAGCTCGGGGTTGATCTGATCGAGACGATCCGTGGTCTCGGTTACCGGATGCAAGCGCCGGCAGATGCGAAGTAA
- a CDS encoding cytochrome c-type biogenesis protein CcmH yields MRELVVALGLLFTLIFAAASPAFAFNPDEVLKDPVLEQRARSLTSQLRCMVCQNQSIDDSNAELARDLRVLVRERLVQGDSDKAVIDYVVSRYGEFVLLKPRLSLRTVLLWGAPVGLTLAGIFAVFVFSRRRATQERPQKLSADEEERIRNLIEK; encoded by the coding sequence ATGAGGGAGCTTGTGGTAGCGCTCGGGCTTCTTTTCACCCTCATCTTCGCTGCAGCCTCGCCCGCCTTCGCCTTCAACCCCGACGAGGTGCTGAAAGACCCCGTGCTGGAACAGCGCGCCCGCAGCCTGACGTCCCAGCTGCGCTGCATGGTCTGCCAGAACCAGTCTATCGATGACAGCAACGCCGAGCTTGCGCGTGACCTGCGCGTTCTGGTGCGTGAGCGGCTGGTTCAGGGTGATAGCGACAAGGCCGTCATCGACTATGTCGTATCGCGTTATGGCGAATTCGTGCTGCTGAAACCGCGCCTCAGCCTTCGCACCGTGCTTTTGTGGGGCGCGCCCGTCGGTCTTACCCTTGCGGGCATTTTCGCCGTTTTCGTCTTTTCGCGCCGCCGGGCAACGCAGGAGCGGCCACAAAAACTGAGCGCGGACGAAGAAGAGAGAATTCGCAATCTCATTGAAAAATAA
- a CDS encoding NlpC/P60 family protein: MSDAGEKVLALAQGWLGTPYRHQASLKGVGCDCLGLVRGIWRELYGAEPELLPPYAPDWAERGGEDWLMAAAKRHFLAVPDMDEARPGDLLLFRWRADAAAKHLGILAGPQHFIHAYEQAAVVCSALVPGWKRRIAGVFRFPDP, from the coding sequence ATGAGTGATGCCGGAGAAAAAGTGCTGGCGCTGGCGCAGGGCTGGCTGGGCACGCCTTACCGGCATCAGGCCTCGTTAAAGGGCGTCGGCTGCGATTGCCTCGGCCTCGTCAGGGGCATCTGGCGTGAATTGTACGGCGCCGAGCCGGAATTGTTGCCGCCCTATGCGCCTGATTGGGCAGAACGCGGCGGCGAAGACTGGCTGATGGCGGCGGCGAAGCGTCACTTTCTTGCGGTGCCTGATATGGACGAGGCGAGGCCGGGCGACCTCTTGCTGTTTCGCTGGCGGGCCGATGCGGCGGCGAAACATCTCGGCATTCTCGCCGGGCCTCAGCATTTCATCCACGCCTATGAACAGGCCGCAGTGGTGTGTTCCGCGCTGGTGCCGGGCTGGAAGCGGCGCATTGCCGGTGTTTTCCGGTTCCCCGATCCCTGA